ACAGTGTCCCTCCCAGTGCCACCACAGTACCCATCATGTGCCCATCCCAGTGCCACCATGGTGTCTATCCCGGTGCCACCACAGTGCCTGTCATGCTCCCATCCCAGTGCCCATCCCagtccccatcccagccccatcccttgCCCATCCCAGTGCCCATCCCGGCACCCACCCTGGCACCCACCATGGTGCCCATACCTTGACGGCGGCGATGCAGGAGCTCTCGAGGCTGCGCTGGGTCtcgtggggcaggaggggcccCAGCGCCtgagcctgcagcagggcccCCACCTCAGGGtgccccagcacctccctgcagGCACAGGCACCTCACAGCGCCCACCCAGGGTGGCACTGGGGTGCCCAAGGGGTCCCATGGGTGCCACAGGGTGCCACAGGGTGCCCAGGGGGTCCCACGAGTGACAGTGGGTGCCGCTGGGGGTCTCACCTGGGATAGGTGTTGCTGTGCCAGTCGAGCAGCAGGTAGAGGTCGGGCACGGGGAGGGGTCTCTGCGCCAGGGCCCCCAGCTGCTGCGCCAGCGCCCGGTGGTACCCGCGGGCGTAGACGCCGAAGGCGCCGTACTCGGGGGGGTAAGCGGGCGCCACGTGGCACCTCACCGCCCCCAGGTCCCCCACCACCCTCGCTGCCAAGGCGGCCAACCTGGCCCCCAAGCCAGCGGCGGGTGCCACCTGTGCCAGCCTTTCCCCCGCCGCCCGTTCCACCGCCTCCCGCCAACGTCGCCGGAGGGCGCGGGGGCGCCCCGGGGTGCCGGGTGGGTGCTGGCGATCGGCcgcctcctcctgctccagcacccgGATGACGGAGCGTAAGGGTGGGTaagggcgggcggcggggacggCTTCGGCCACCACGGCCCAGAGCTGGGCCACCAGCGCCTGGTAGAGCAGCGCCACGTCCCGCACCCGCCGCCCacccgcggggccgggggatGAGGAAGGGGACGGGGGCGAGGTGACGCATTCGGCCTCCAAGGCGATGATCTGCTCGTCCGCCACCACCAGGTCCCGGCGCTGGATCAGCTCCAGGATCTCCAGGACTGGAGGGGGAGGGGTGCCCATGGGTGCACTGGTGGCACCTGGGGTCACCCGTGGCACATAGCACCGGTGGGGGGTGGCACGTGGCCAACGTGGTGCCATGCGCCCAGGGCTGACTGGTGTCCCATGTCCCCACATTCCATGGTCCCATGGCCCCGTCCCCtcatccccatgtccccacatCCCTGCACCGATGTCtcatgtccccatgtccccatgaCCCCAAGTCCCATATCCCCATAtcccatgtccccatgtccccatgcaTGCATCTCTatgtccccatccccatgtccccatgttccgtgtccccatgtccccatccccatgttCCCATGTTCCCAAGTCCCATGTCCCCATGCTCACATGTCCCCGTGtccatgtccccatgtccccacgTCCCACATCCCCATGTCCCACTTTCCCACGCCCATGTCCCCTACCCCGTGTTCCACGTCCCAtgtccccatgccccccccTCACCCGAGAGTGGCTCCCTGGCCTTCCCACTGCCCTCCTGCCGCTGTCCCCCGCCGTCCTGCTCCCCAGCGGCCACCCCCTCGCCCTCCAGCGTGGCCAGGCGCTCGCCGGCAGACCCCCGCCgtccccgtgtccccagggCCAGTCGCAGCAGCGAGCCACGCTTGGGGACCGGCCGCTCGCCCAGGGTCTCCACGCTGGCTTTGCGCCACCCAGGCAGCCGCCGCAGCAAGCCGAAATCCTCCGAGCGCCGCCGCGCTCGCCCACCAGTCCCCTCCCCATCCTTgggtggggggcggcgggcgcgccCGAAGGGTGCCAGACCCACCAGGCGCTCCAGGGTGGCCCGCCGGCGGTAGCGGCTCTCGGGGTTGGCGGCAAAGGGGtccccatcctcttcctcctccttgggTGCCTTCTTCAGGAGGGGCATCAGCTGGAGGGGGGCACCGGTTGGCATAGGGGGCACCCTGAgccccacccaccaccaccctggggGGTACCCGGGTCTTCgcgggtggggtgggggggtgcaaAGCCCCCCATGAGCACCCAGTGAACACCCGCAGCCCCACGGGTGTGCAAAGCCCCCCGTGAGCACCCACGGGgtgcacccacagccccccgAGTGTGGGCGCCAGGACCCACGTGGCACACGTACCGCTGGCACCAGGCGCTGTGGCGCTGGCACCGGGCGCTGCAGTGGTGGCACCGAGGACACTGTGGCGGTGGCACCGGGCACAGTGGTGGTGACAGAGGACTCTGTGGCGGTGACAGCGGGCGCTGTGGCGGTGGCAGtgggtgctgtggtggtggcagcaaGGATGCTCTGGCAGTGGCACTGGGCGTTGCGTGGCACTCgtgctgtggtggtggcagcGAGGACACTGTGGCAGTGACGAGCGGGTGCTGTGGCGATGGCACCGAGGACTCTGGCAGTGGCACTGAGTGCTGTGGCGGCGGCACCGAGTGCTGTGGCGGCGGCACCGGGCGTGTTGGCGGTGGCACTGGGAGCTGTGGTGGTGGCACCGAGGACGCTCTGGCGGTGGCACTGGGCGCTGTGGCGGTGGCACTGGACGCTGCAGTGGTGGCACCGAGGACGCTGCGGCAGTGGCAGTGGGCGCTGTGGTGGTGGCAGCGGGTGCTGTGGTGATGGCAGTGGGCGCGGTGGCGGTGACAGAGGACACTGTGGCGGTGACAGCGGGCGCTGTGGCGCTGGTGGCAGCGGCCGGGGGGTTTCCTGAGGAAGCGCCTCCCCGCTGAGGCCtcccacgccggggcagggtCAGCGCCGGTTCCGCTGGGTCACCGGGGACGGGGGGACCAGGGGGGACCCCGGCTCGTGTGGCCGTCACGCCCGGTGTGGCGCAAGGATAGAGcgctggtggcactggggacacTGATGGTGCAGGAATGGGgcactggtggcactggggacacTGATGGCACAGGGACAAGGcgctggtggcactggggacactggTGTGGCACTATGGTGGCAGAGAGGGACATGGGCATGGCATGGGGACATGACCCaggtggcacagggggacaatGATGTGACACGGGAACAGGGTGCAGGTGGCACAGGGACCCCACGTGTCACGGGAGGGGACACCTGCGGCACAGGGACCCCACGAGCTACGGAGGGGACAAGGGTGACAGCGAGGACAGGACACGGGAGGCACAGGGACCCCACGTGTCACGGGAGGGGACCCGCGTGCACAGCGACCACCACCAGCTCCGTTTCCGACGCCCCTTCCCCCCCGCGTGTCCGTGTCCCGCCGTGTCCCCGCGCGCCACGTGACCTCCCCGGGCCCTCGGGGGTtaacacccctcccccccccccccccccccccccgtcctCCGGCCGCCGCTGAtttgccagcacagcagccaaTCGCAAAGGCGCAccagcgccggccccgcccccggcttGGGGGGCGGGCCGGGTTGTCTCCATGCCTCGGCGCAGCCAATGGGAACGAGCCACCGCCGCGCCCGGCGCCTCTTATTGGCTACTAgctggcggggggcgggacTTACCgagccacccccaccccaccccaccccccttaaaGGCACAGCGCAGCGCAACACCCTCCGAATGTCCCCGCCGCGCCCCACGCGTGTCCCGGGACGGGGATcgctcccacccccccaccccgggcgTCCGACACCCCCaggcgccccccgcccctccagcccccctcccctccgtGATCTCATTGATCTCATTGATCGCAGTGATGTCGTGCCCCCCCGAGCCCCTAAATCACCCCGCCCTCCCTCCCACGCCGGGCACACATGCACCACCCCCCCCCGTGTTTTTACAGATAACACGGCGTCTTTAAGAGGCGTGGCCAGCCGCCCTGCGCGAGCCCCGCCCACCGCCGTGGTCGCGACTTCCGGTTCCGGttccggcccggcccggcccatggccgcccccgccgccgcccgcccctgAGGGctcccgggcccggccccggctccgCCCCCGTGCGCCACGGCCCGGCCATGAGCCGCGGGTAGCGGCCGCGCCCGGtgcgcccggcccggcccggcccggggcccCCCGagcccgccccccggcccgcagcccccccccggcccggtgcggccccggccccctggGCACCATGTCTTCCCGCTCCGCCCTGGCGGCGGGGAACGAGCGGAACGCGGATAcggtgagggggggggggggcaccgggggggaGCCGGAGCTGGGGGGCGCCAGAGGCGGGGCGTGGGTACCGGAGGACGGACGGACGGACTGCGTTGTACCGGGGGAGCTGGGCGGGGTACCCGGGGGTTGGGGTACCGGGGGACACTGGGCGCGGGGACTGCGTTGTACCGGGGCAGCTGGGTGGGTACCGGGTGGCCATCGGTTGGtaccggggcgggggggcacaggggggagCCCGTGTTGTaccagaggagctggggggggtaCCTGGGGGGGGTCGGTTGGTACCGGCGGGGGGGCCCATATTGTACcggaggagctgggaggggcACCGGTGGGGAGGGTCGTCTGGTAccggggggcactgggggggtgGGTTATCAGCTGCTACTGGGTGGGTGGCCTCTGttgtgctggaggagctggggggggcaccGAGGGGGGAAGTCCCGAGGTGGGGGGGTCCGTGTTATACTGGGGGGCATGGGGGTGGTGGGCTGGCAAAGgtgggggggctctgggggtgtGGCCGGTACCGGGGAGGGGGGGTTTTACTGGGGTGGTGCCAAGAAGCTGCTTGGGCAACCAGTAAGGGGGAATGGGTGGAGTAAGGGGGTACTGGTgtgactggggggggggggggcacccaggggcGCGGCCAGGACGCGGCTGGAGCCGGTCAGGCCGGATCTGTCCCCACCCCACGGCCGGGGTAGCGttccccccccccggggcctttgggtgctggggggcacccGTGGGTGCTGGGCCCCTGTGAGGAGCTGAGGGGGGTGtctgagccccccccccccccccccaggcccctgTGTGATGAGCTGGGGGCgtctcagcagccctggctgctcctgtgGTGATTTGGAGGGTGTcccggcacccccagccccccatgTGATAGTCTGAGGGGGTCTCACGGCCCTGGTCACTCCTGCGATGAGCTGGGGGGGTCTCAGCTGTGccatccctccccccccagctcacGGGCCTGGGGGGCAGCCGCTCGGAGAAGGGCTCGGCCTGGTCCAGCCGCTCGCTGGGCGCCCGCTGCCGCAACTCCATTGCCTCCTGCCCCGAGGAGCAGCCCCACATCGGCAACTACCGCCTGCTGCGCACCATCGGCAAGGGCAACTTCGCCAAGGTCAAGCTGGCCCGGCACATCCTTACTGGCCGTGAGGTGaggggggcctggggggggcgGTGGGAGGGGTCTGCAGGGTCCTGGGGGGTGATGAGTGGGAGCTGGAG
The Falco rusticolus isolate bFalRus1 chromosome 21, bFalRus1.pri, whole genome shotgun sequence DNA segment above includes these coding regions:
- the EXOC3L2 gene encoding exocyst complex component 3-like protein 2, with the protein product MGRAGPEPEPEVATTAVGGARAGRLATPLKDAVLSRPRCHHCSVQCHRHSAQCHRQSVLGATTTAPSATANTPGAAATALGAAATALSATARVLGAIATAPARHCHSVLAATTTARVPRNAQCHCQSILAATTTAPTATATAPAVTATESSVTTTVPGATATVSSVPPLQRPVPAPQRLVPALMPLLKKAPKEEEEDGDPFAANPESRYRRRATLERLVGLAPFGRARRPPPKDGEGTGGRARRRSEDFGLLRRLPGWRKASVETLGERPVPKRGSLLRLALGTRGRRGSAGERLATLEGEGVAAGEQDGGGQRQEGSGKAREPLSVLEILELIQRRDLVVADEQIIALEAECVTSPPSPSSSPGPAGGRRVRDVALLYQALVAQLWAVVAEAVPAARPYPPLRSVIRVLEQEEAADRQHPPGTPGRPRALRRRWREAVERAAGERLAQVAPAAGLGARLAALAARVVGDLGAVRCHVAPAYPPEYGAFGVYARGYHRALAQQLGALAQRPLPVPDLYLLLDWHSNTYPREVLGHPEVGALLQAQALGPLLPHETQRSLESSCIAAVKAKVEVAVAQELQLSEDTWAEEASSQDLQEGLATRVTGLLRAHVDRAPQITPEFGMEMAHSLLGVLVAFLHSFQRKVERFLEAPGEATPPDGATGRAIALANCCPPFRAFAERLAQFGHSESEELRRQAHGALDKVTRLCHHVLTQRLFEDLKPYFNKLMKRKWLTSSDAFDTIVMLITSFTQKLRPLRPEPYQVLVSELHRRVLIEYVRPLLQVRLVCTSSKMRARVAARLGDEARQLRELFSRLDSASPWLDSVVPRLRELLVLEDTAALQMEVGVLVRDFPDVRRKHVAAVLDVRGLRGQAARQEILGVVQDLEQSEAEPELPRQRAFFSELAVAREVRCLPFHLPRLARLSRLRLRRPQPSRPGQARL